In Gemmatimonadales bacterium, the following are encoded in one genomic region:
- a CDS encoding N-acetylmuramoyl-L-alanine amidase translates to MHLARSFGAGWLALATLCCAPQPITSPGPDGASRRLPAVPEVRGPLALRVVYPRPDDTVSVRDSSFIFGYSGNGAAAVTVNRVPARVWPNGAWLAWLAFPRDSLMHFDIEARTAADSARLDYVVPRAMAFEPPAAPVWIDSSSLRPSGRVWLGHGELLTLSARASAGALVQLRLSDGTVVPLWPEGSHDEVPRAVRAFDRDTANLALPLNAEHYAGLLAARPLGQSPGAVLPGAGPDFARALAAARARCPTGRCPFAVAEPLPVGSYAEPVLEAISGGDTARVSWPLSVAVLDTLPVVAELDDDVAHRGGTDSLTPGRTTPGGSYYWFFPTGTRAVVSGRVNDDLRLRLEPGLDTWVAAADAHALPAGTPPPAATVGSVTLSRAADPDRAVVRIPVGERLPFHVTPAERSVTLTLYGAMGDLDWMRYGPVARDSLVRRMSWEEKAPGQVVLTLDLARPLWGYRVRWSRTDLVVELRAPPPMDPSHPLEGRVIVVDPGHPPLGATGPTGLREQDANLAVALRLRDLLRSAGARVTLTRSDSSAVDLLPRIGLAERLNADLLVSIHQNALPDGVNPLTNSGTSVFYNQPQALPLARDIETALVRRLGLRDLGVGRADLALARPSWMPAVLCEGMYIIMPDQEAALRSAEGQELYARGVYDGIERFLRTAAAP, encoded by the coding sequence ATGCACCTCGCCCGCTCCTTCGGGGCCGGCTGGCTCGCACTCGCCACCCTCTGCTGCGCACCACAACCGATCACCTCTCCCGGCCCCGACGGCGCTTCCCGGCGCCTGCCGGCGGTGCCGGAGGTGCGCGGCCCGCTTGCGCTTCGCGTCGTCTACCCGCGTCCCGACGACACCGTGAGCGTGCGCGACTCGAGCTTCATCTTCGGATATTCCGGGAACGGCGCGGCCGCGGTCACGGTGAACCGCGTGCCCGCGCGCGTCTGGCCCAATGGCGCATGGCTCGCGTGGCTTGCGTTTCCGCGCGACTCGCTGATGCACTTCGATATCGAGGCGCGCACCGCCGCCGATTCCGCGCGGCTCGACTACGTGGTGCCCCGCGCCATGGCGTTCGAGCCGCCCGCGGCACCGGTCTGGATCGACAGCAGCTCGCTCCGGCCCAGCGGGCGCGTCTGGCTCGGGCACGGTGAGTTGCTCACCCTTTCGGCGCGCGCGTCGGCCGGCGCGTTAGTGCAGCTTCGCTTGAGCGATGGCACCGTGGTGCCGCTCTGGCCCGAGGGGTCGCATGATGAGGTGCCCCGCGCCGTTCGCGCCTTCGACCGCGACACGGCCAACCTCGCGCTCCCGTTGAATGCCGAACACTACGCCGGCCTGCTGGCGGCGCGGCCGCTCGGCCAGAGCCCGGGTGCCGTGCTACCCGGCGCAGGACCGGACTTCGCGCGCGCCCTCGCGGCTGCCCGCGCCCGCTGTCCGACCGGCCGGTGCCCCTTCGCCGTCGCCGAGCCGCTTCCCGTCGGCTCCTATGCCGAACCGGTGCTCGAGGCCATCAGCGGCGGAGATACCGCCCGGGTGAGCTGGCCCCTCAGCGTGGCGGTGCTCGACACGCTGCCCGTCGTGGCCGAGCTCGACGACGACGTGGCGCATCGCGGCGGGACCGACAGCCTCACTCCCGGCCGCACCACGCCCGGGGGGAGCTACTACTGGTTCTTTCCGACCGGCACCCGCGCGGTCGTGAGTGGCCGGGTGAACGACGACCTGCGGCTCCGGCTCGAGCCGGGCCTCGACACCTGGGTCGCCGCCGCCGACGCGCACGCCCTCCCGGCCGGAACGCCGCCGCCAGCTGCCACGGTCGGCTCGGTAACGCTCTCGCGCGCCGCTGACCCGGATCGCGCGGTCGTCCGAATTCCGGTGGGCGAGCGGCTCCCGTTCCATGTGACGCCCGCGGAACGGTCGGTGACCCTCACGCTCTACGGCGCAATGGGCGACCTCGACTGGATGCGCTACGGGCCGGTCGCGCGCGACTCGCTGGTGCGCCGGATGAGTTGGGAGGAGAAGGCGCCGGGACAGGTTGTGCTCACGCTCGATCTGGCGCGCCCGCTCTGGGGATACCGGGTGCGCTGGAGCCGGACCGATCTCGTGGTCGAGCTGCGCGCCCCGCCACCCATGGATCCCTCGCATCCGCTTGAGGGGCGCGTCATCGTGGTGGATCCGGGGCACCCGCCGCTCGGCGCTACCGGTCCGACCGGCCTCCGCGAACAGGATGCGAACCTCGCCGTGGCGCTTCGGCTGCGCGATCTCCTCCGCTCGGCCGGCGCGCGGGTCACGCTCACCCGGAGCGACAGCTCGGCGGTGGATCTCCTGCCGCGCATCGGGCTCGCCGAGCGGCTCAATGCCGACCTTCTCGTCTCAATCCATCAAAACGCGTTGCCGGACGGGGTCAATCCGCTCACCAACAGCGGCACCAGCGTCTTCTACAACCAGCCGCAGGCCCTTCCGCTTGCGCGCGACATCGAGACGGCGCTCGTCCGCCGTCTGGGCCTCCGCGACCTGGGCGTCGGCCGGGCGGACCTCGCGCTGGCGCGGCCGAGCTGGATGCCGGCCGTACTCTGCGAAGGGATGTACATCATCATGCCGGATCAGGAGGCGGCGCTCCGGAGCGCCGAGGGGCAGGAGCTGTATGCGCGTGGGGTCTACGACGGGATCGAGCGGTTCCTGCGGACGGCGGCCGCTCCCTAG
- a CDS encoding protein phosphatase 2C domain-containing protein, with the protein MNLGPIRVSVFGKSDLGRTREHNEDTFLVADLTLRNASLRPEVRDHVVGPRGSLFMVADGMGGAAAGEVASRMAADVIYRHLSTEWGDDPDVSERRFAFRMREAVERANHEIHVYARAHPEMRGMGTTATVAGVQGSNLYLAQIGDSRGYLARGGRLIQLTKDQSLMQRLVEAGELTEEEAEQSERRNIILQALGPDPKVKVELTYQPLRRGDTLVICSDGLFGLVKRDEIAEVIATTPDLAAVCGTLIDLANARGGSDNITVVLARFEGQGLPDADGAAGVEYRVYRPSGDVEPEEPPAMSMAAPPLAGAFAGVRAGGHAAAFGDASAPLPHAPVPLEPAPLESAPGAPQVDAPAPGLAPPPGSSPSFPRALIAILLVVALLIIISLLSRR; encoded by the coding sequence GTGAATCTCGGCCCGATCCGCGTGTCGGTCTTCGGCAAGAGCGATCTTGGCCGCACGCGCGAGCACAACGAGGACACCTTCCTCGTGGCCGACCTCACGCTGCGCAACGCCAGCCTCCGACCCGAAGTGCGCGATCATGTGGTGGGTCCGCGCGGCTCGCTCTTCATGGTGGCGGACGGCATGGGCGGCGCCGCCGCAGGCGAAGTCGCGAGCCGCATGGCGGCGGACGTCATCTATCGGCATCTCTCCACCGAGTGGGGCGACGACCCGGATGTCTCCGAGCGCCGGTTCGCCTTCCGCATGCGCGAGGCGGTAGAACGCGCCAACCACGAGATCCATGTCTACGCCCGCGCGCACCCCGAGATGCGGGGCATGGGGACCACCGCCACGGTGGCGGGCGTGCAGGGATCGAATCTCTACCTCGCGCAGATCGGCGACAGCCGAGGTTATCTCGCCCGCGGCGGGCGGCTGATTCAGCTCACCAAGGACCAGTCGCTCATGCAGCGACTGGTCGAAGCCGGCGAGCTGACCGAGGAGGAGGCGGAGCAGAGCGAGCGGCGCAACATCATCCTGCAGGCGCTCGGGCCTGATCCGAAGGTCAAGGTGGAGCTCACCTACCAGCCGCTCCGCCGCGGCGACACGCTCGTCATCTGCTCCGACGGCCTCTTCGGCCTGGTGAAGCGCGACGAAATCGCCGAGGTGATCGCGACGACGCCCGACCTCGCTGCCGTGTGCGGTACGCTCATCGATCTCGCCAACGCGCGCGGCGGTTCGGACAACATCACGGTGGTGCTGGCCCGCTTCGAGGGTCAGGGGCTGCCCGACGCCGATGGCGCCGCTGGCGTGGAGTATCGGGTGTACCGGCCATCGGGCGACGTGGAGCCGGAGGAGCCGCCGGCGATGAGCATGGCCGCGCCACCGCTCGCGGGCGCGTTTGCCGGGGTACGCGCCGGCGGGCACGCGGCAGCGTTCGGCGACGCTTCCGCCCCGCTGCCGCACGCGCCGGTGCCGCTGGAGCCCGCGCCGCTCGAATCGGCGCCGGGTGCGCCCCAGGTGGATGCGCCTGCGCCGGGCCTCGCACCGCCGCCGGGGTCGTCGCCCTCGTTTCCGCGCGCGCTCATCGCGATTCTCCTCGTCGTGGCGCTGCTCATCATCATCAGTCTCCTCTCCCGACGTTGA
- a CDS encoding MFS transporter encodes MAPPAAKPLAVRLAWLGLLSVASGLPYFLFYETVPVYLAARHVSLAEIGLATGASAPWVLKFLWSPLVDRYGSRRAWIRGALLLLAAATVLFGAVEPAARPVAFGLLLTAFVALSATQDIAINAYTIESTTTRELGVANSVLIGGYRASSFVSSALLIWIAARRGWDAAFGAGAAVFAVLALATLALPAAEGARKAPGTLTEPIAALLRRKDVWAIALFALLFKLDISAMEPMTKPFWVARGFGLGEIAALTTARLVATLVGAALGGIVATRWGIFRALWSLGLVQLLSSLGYALAAAVPGKALVTGAAVFENFAAGLGTAAFLAFLMSVCERRYAATQYALLSAIFALSRWAAGIASGVLAEQLGFARYFLLTFFLGLPAYLLLPRMRRIS; translated from the coding sequence GTGGCTCCGCCGGCCGCGAAGCCACTCGCGGTGCGGCTCGCATGGCTCGGCCTGCTGTCGGTGGCGTCGGGCCTGCCCTACTTCCTCTTCTATGAGACCGTGCCGGTGTATCTCGCGGCGCGGCACGTGAGCCTGGCCGAGATCGGGCTCGCCACCGGAGCGTCGGCGCCGTGGGTGCTCAAGTTTCTCTGGTCTCCGCTGGTGGATCGCTACGGAAGCCGGCGGGCGTGGATTCGCGGCGCGCTGCTGTTGCTCGCGGCTGCGACGGTGCTCTTCGGCGCGGTCGAGCCGGCTGCGCGGCCGGTGGCGTTCGGCCTCCTGCTCACCGCATTCGTCGCGCTCTCGGCGACGCAGGACATCGCGATCAACGCGTACACGATCGAGAGCACCACGACCCGCGAACTGGGCGTCGCGAACTCGGTGCTGATCGGCGGCTATCGCGCGTCGAGCTTCGTCTCGAGCGCGCTGCTCATCTGGATCGCCGCCCGGCGCGGGTGGGACGCGGCATTCGGCGCGGGGGCGGCGGTCTTCGCGGTGCTGGCACTCGCGACGCTCGCGCTCCCCGCGGCCGAGGGCGCACGCAAGGCGCCCGGCACGCTGACGGAGCCGATCGCGGCGCTTCTCAGGCGGAAGGACGTGTGGGCGATCGCGCTCTTCGCCCTGCTCTTCAAGCTGGACATTTCGGCGATGGAGCCGATGACGAAGCCGTTCTGGGTGGCGCGCGGCTTCGGACTGGGTGAGATCGCGGCGCTCACCACGGCGCGGCTCGTCGCGACGCTCGTGGGCGCCGCGCTCGGCGGCATCGTGGCAACCCGGTGGGGCATCTTCCGCGCGCTCTGGTCGCTTGGTCTCGTGCAGTTGCTCTCGAGCCTGGGCTACGCGCTCGCGGCCGCGGTGCCGGGCAAGGCGCTGGTGACCGGGGCCGCCGTGTTCGAGAACTTTGCCGCCGGCCTCGGCACCGCTGCGTTCCTCGCATTCCTCATGTCGGTCTGCGAGCGGCGCTACGCAGCGACACAGTACGCGCTCCTGAGCGCGATCTTCGCCCTGAGCCGCTGGGCCGCAGGTATTGCGTCGGGCGTGCTGGCGGAGCAACTCGGCTTTGCGCGGTATTTTCTGCTGACGTTTTTTCTCGGCCTTCCGGCCTACCTGCTGCTGCCAAGGATGCGGCGCATCTCGTAG
- a CDS encoding glycoside hydrolase family 3 N-terminal domain-containing protein → MPGADAALGRLIIPALRWRPDTGFAHEGPLIAGALAIGAGGFIVFGGTADAVRTLTADLVRRAHRPLLIGSDIERGAGQQVAGLSELPPPLALASLGDLDVIRWAGARTGADARSVGINWAFAPVADLDVLPENPIVQTRSFGADPARVAACVRAWVEGCQSAGALACAKHYPGHGRTARDSHVALPEVDADAATLSAGDLRPFAEAARAGVATVMTAHVAYAALDPSRRPATMSPPILRQLRESLGFDGLVVTDALIMEGARAGRSEGEAAVEAIRAGVDLLLYPGDPAAVHDALARAIDAGRLEPARVREARRRYVHALERAERPVVPPRAGPWVSPDALADALLDRGLVRGRMSPLPPPIECVVVDDDVGGPYAPSPAGYVEAELKRRGLSLRLAVNRAGSRTSTRVVLAFNGPRGWKGRASFSAESAAALAREAPDAGLVVLFGHPRLVAEIPGPAPVLIAWHRQRLMQEAVARWIAAKA, encoded by the coding sequence ATGCCCGGAGCCGATGCCGCGCTCGGCCGTCTCATCATTCCCGCGCTCCGGTGGCGCCCCGACACGGGGTTTGCTCACGAAGGACCGCTGATCGCCGGCGCGCTCGCCATCGGCGCCGGCGGATTCATCGTTTTCGGTGGCACGGCGGACGCAGTGCGCACGCTCACGGCCGATCTGGTGCGACGGGCGCATCGCCCGCTCCTCATCGGGTCGGACATCGAGCGCGGGGCGGGGCAGCAGGTGGCCGGGCTGAGCGAATTGCCGCCGCCGCTCGCCCTGGCCTCGCTCGGCGACCTCGACGTGATCCGTTGGGCCGGCGCCCGCACCGGCGCCGATGCGCGGAGCGTCGGAATCAACTGGGCGTTTGCGCCGGTTGCCGATCTCGACGTGCTGCCGGAGAATCCCATCGTGCAGACGCGCTCGTTCGGCGCTGATCCCGCGCGCGTCGCTGCCTGCGTGCGCGCCTGGGTCGAGGGATGCCAGAGCGCAGGTGCGCTGGCGTGCGCGAAACACTATCCGGGTCACGGGCGCACGGCGCGCGATTCGCACGTCGCGCTGCCGGAGGTGGACGCCGATGCGGCCACGCTCAGCGCGGGCGACTTGCGCCCGTTTGCCGAGGCCGCGCGCGCGGGCGTCGCCACGGTGATGACGGCGCACGTGGCATACGCTGCGCTCGACCCATCACGCCGTCCCGCCACGATGTCGCCGCCCATCCTCCGCCAGCTCCGCGAATCGCTCGGTTTTGACGGGCTCGTGGTAACCGACGCGCTCATCATGGAAGGCGCGCGCGCCGGCCGGAGCGAGGGCGAGGCGGCGGTCGAGGCGATCCGCGCCGGCGTGGACCTGCTGCTCTATCCGGGCGACCCGGCGGCGGTCCACGATGCGCTCGCGCGCGCAATCGACGCAGGCCGGCTCGAGCCCGCGCGGGTGCGCGAGGCGCGGCGGCGCTACGTCCACGCGCTCGAGCGCGCAGAGCGCCCCGTCGTGCCTCCGCGCGCAGGCCCCTGGGTATCTCCCGACGCGCTCGCCGATGCGCTGCTCGACCGCGGCCTCGTGCGCGGCCGGATGAGCCCGCTTCCGCCGCCGATCGAATGTGTGGTGGTGGACGACGACGTGGGCGGGCCGTACGCGCCGAGCCCGGCGGGCTACGTCGAAGCCGAGCTCAAACGCCGCGGGTTGTCCCTCCGGCTCGCCGTGAACCGCGCCGGCAGCCGCACCAGCACGCGCGTCGTGCTCGCCTTCAATGGACCGAGAGGATGGAAAGGCCGCGCCAGTTTCAGCGCCGAGTCCGCCGCCGCGCTCGCGCGGGAAGCTCCCGACGCGGGGCTCGTGGTTCTCTTTGGCCATCCCCGCCTCGTGGCCGAGATACCGGGCCCGGCGCCGGTCCTGATTGCGTGGCACCGCCAGCGTCTCATGCAGGAAGCCGTGGCGCGCTGGATCGCGGCAAAGGCGTGA
- a CDS encoding anhydro-N-acetylmuramic acid kinase: MSERPIVGIGLMSGTSLDGVDAALVRFTGPTRAELLGFLTRPYDDAQRALLRSALEGGTPREYALLHASLAEWAADAVRRLLDAHADAARELAFIAFPGQTVWHEPPHVSWQLGEPALLAERFGVRVVHNFRARDVAAGGEGAPLVPAADVLLFASPDAPRVLLNVGGMANLCYVPRRAQERGTLAFDTGPGVAVIDAVARLVAPGAPFDQDGAIAARGRADAGVVAELLSDPFFAAPPPKSTGRERFGDAYARRLHARVPGPDGVATAVELTARSIGAAIERWVPGRPEVVISGGGAHHPGLVAALARALDGGAAPSEGTRLRRFDELFFPGDAKEAVAFALLGYLTLHGQPGNVPAATGAIGPRILGAITPA; this comes from the coding sequence GTGAGCGAGCGGCCCATCGTCGGCATCGGCCTCATGTCGGGCACCTCGCTCGACGGCGTGGACGCCGCGCTGGTCCGGTTCACCGGCCCGACTCGCGCAGAACTGCTGGGTTTCCTCACTCGGCCGTACGATGACGCGCAGCGCGCGCTGCTCCGTTCGGCGCTCGAGGGCGGCACGCCGCGCGAGTACGCGCTCCTTCACGCCAGCCTCGCTGAGTGGGCGGCTGATGCCGTACGGCGCCTGCTCGATGCGCACGCCGATGCCGCGCGCGAGCTCGCATTCATCGCATTTCCCGGCCAGACCGTCTGGCACGAGCCGCCTCACGTCAGCTGGCAGCTCGGCGAGCCGGCGCTCCTGGCCGAGCGCTTCGGCGTGCGCGTCGTCCACAACTTCCGCGCGCGCGACGTCGCCGCGGGAGGTGAGGGCGCACCGCTCGTCCCCGCGGCCGACGTCCTCCTCTTTGCCTCGCCCGATGCACCCCGTGTGTTGCTCAACGTGGGCGGCATGGCGAACCTCTGCTACGTGCCACGCCGGGCGCAGGAGCGGGGCACGCTCGCGTTCGACACCGGGCCCGGTGTGGCGGTGATCGACGCGGTGGCGCGGCTGGTGGCGCCTGGCGCGCCGTTCGATCAGGACGGCGCAATCGCCGCGCGCGGTCGCGCCGACGCCGGCGTGGTCGCAGAGCTGCTGAGCGATCCGTTCTTTGCGGCGCCGCCGCCGAAGAGCACCGGACGCGAACGGTTCGGCGACGCGTACGCGCGGCGGCTGCACGCCCGGGTGCCGGGCCCGGACGGCGTCGCTACCGCGGTCGAGCTCACGGCGCGTTCGATCGGAGCCGCCATCGAGCGCTGGGTTCCCGGCCGGCCCGAAGTTGTCATCTCAGGCGGTGGCGCGCACCATCCGGGGCTCGTCGCGGCACTCGCGCGCGCGCTCGACGGCGGGGCGGCGCCAAGCGAAGGCACCCGGCTTCGCCGCTTCGACGAGCTCTTCTTTCCGGGCGATGCCAAGGAAGCCGTCGCCTTCGCGCTGCTCGGGTACCTCACGCTGCACGGCCAGCCCGGCAACGTACCCGCGGCCACCGGCGCCATCGGGCCGCGCATTCTCGGCGCGATCACGCCGGCCTAG
- the murQ gene encoding N-acetylmuramic acid 6-phosphate etherase, with protein sequence MPDEFVDARLTERRNPATIAIDVATPLEIVDLIGAQDAGVPAAVARARRELARAIELVETAFRAGGRLVYIGAGTSGRLGVLDAAECPPTFGTPPEMVVAVIAGGAAALVRSVEGAEDDVKAAADAIDAHRVTAHDIVIGIAASGTTPFVRAALARARALGARTALVTCADPPPALAAECDVVVLVPVGPEVVTGSTRMKAGTATKLVLNTITTGAMIRLGKTYGNLMVDLRAWNDKLIDRSERIIMEATGLDRAAARAAIDAAEGSVKLAIVMARRGVSRAEAERLIEAHAGRLRPIVGDPPPVRPA encoded by the coding sequence ATGCCCGACGAATTCGTGGACGCACGGCTCACGGAACGCCGCAACCCTGCCACCATCGCCATCGATGTCGCGACGCCGCTCGAAATCGTCGACCTGATCGGCGCGCAGGACGCCGGCGTGCCGGCGGCGGTGGCGCGGGCGCGGAGGGAGCTCGCGCGTGCGATCGAGCTGGTCGAAACGGCCTTCCGCGCCGGCGGCCGGCTGGTCTACATCGGCGCCGGGACGAGCGGCCGCCTCGGCGTGCTCGACGCGGCCGAGTGCCCGCCCACGTTCGGAACGCCACCGGAGATGGTCGTTGCGGTGATCGCGGGCGGAGCCGCCGCGCTGGTGCGCTCGGTCGAAGGCGCGGAGGACGATGTGAAGGCGGCCGCGGACGCGATCGACGCTCACCGCGTGACCGCGCACGACATAGTCATCGGCATCGCGGCGAGCGGCACCACCCCGTTCGTGCGCGCGGCACTCGCGCGCGCGCGGGCGCTCGGTGCGCGCACCGCGCTCGTCACCTGCGCCGACCCGCCGCCGGCGCTCGCGGCGGAGTGCGACGTCGTCGTCTTGGTGCCGGTCGGGCCCGAGGTCGTCACCGGCTCGACCCGCATGAAGGCCGGCACCGCGACCAAGCTCGTGCTCAACACCATCACGACCGGCGCCATGATCCGGCTCGGCAAGACATACGGGAACCTGATGGTCGATCTGCGCGCGTGGAACGACAAATTGATCGATCGAAGCGAGCGGATCATCATGGAGGCGACGGGACTCGACCGGGCGGCGGCGCGCGCCGCAATCGACGCCGCCGAGGGGAGCGTGAAGCTCGCGATCGTCATGGCGCGGCGCGGGGTCTCCCGCGCCGAGGCCGAGCGCCTGATCGAAGCGCACGCGGGCCGGCTCCGGCCCATCGTCGGCGATCCGCCGCCGGTGCGTCCCGCGTGA
- a CDS encoding ABC transporter ATP-binding protein translates to MTFEPMRELRALLPYLRRYRGTVAFGMAMVLVSNGFAVLGPHFLERGIDALRAGAPFARVQYFAFLIVGVAAVGGVARYGMRQILNSASRWIEYDLRNDLYEHVQGMSAEFHDRHTTGDVMARATNDLLAVRMVAGPALMYLVDTIIRAALIVPAMARISPLLTGLALLPLVGLPIAMVSLGQLIHRRTLEIQGRFGDLTGFVHENLSGVRVVRAYRQERAELDAFGDLNRDYLRRNIALARVQGVFYPVMGLFGGLGAVIIIYLGGRLVIAGTVSVGAFIAFGVYLAMLVWPMIALGWAINLVQRGAASMARINEIFAERPAIVSPAAPKHLPPLNPRGPNARALSVRELWFRYPGAVDRGWALRGISLHVPAGRSLAVVGPTGSGKSTLVDLVVRTYDPDRGQVEIDGVNIRDLPLEELHRAIGFVPQETFLFSARLRDNVLLGAPDDGRLERAAEVSQLSAALTDLPHGFDTMLGERGVNLSGGQKQRAAIARALAQDPTIFVLDDALSAVDAQTEARILAGLRGALAGRTSVIVSHRLTAVRDADWIVVLDEGQVVEQGTHEALVARGGRYWELLRRQQLETELETALEEEAEGEAVG, encoded by the coding sequence GTGACATTTGAGCCGATGCGTGAGCTGCGCGCGCTGTTACCGTACCTCCGCCGCTATCGCGGCACCGTGGCATTCGGCATGGCCATGGTGCTCGTGTCGAACGGCTTTGCCGTGCTTGGACCGCACTTTCTGGAGCGCGGCATCGATGCGCTCCGGGCTGGGGCGCCCTTCGCACGGGTCCAGTACTTTGCTTTCCTCATCGTGGGCGTCGCCGCCGTGGGCGGTGTGGCGCGCTACGGCATGCGCCAGATCCTGAACAGCGCGAGCCGCTGGATCGAGTACGATCTCCGGAACGACCTGTACGAGCACGTCCAGGGAATGTCAGCCGAGTTCCACGATCGGCACACCACGGGGGACGTGATGGCCCGCGCCACCAACGATCTCCTCGCGGTGCGCATGGTGGCGGGACCGGCGTTGATGTATCTGGTGGATACAATAATCAGGGCGGCGCTCATCGTACCAGCCATGGCGCGCATCAGTCCGCTCCTCACCGGCCTCGCCCTGCTGCCGCTCGTGGGGCTGCCCATCGCCATGGTGTCGCTCGGGCAATTGATCCACCGCCGCACGCTGGAGATCCAGGGGCGGTTCGGCGACCTGACCGGCTTCGTGCACGAGAACCTCTCCGGCGTGCGGGTGGTGCGCGCCTACCGCCAGGAACGTGCCGAGCTGGATGCATTCGGCGACCTCAACCGCGACTATCTCCGCCGCAACATCGCGCTCGCCCGGGTGCAGGGTGTGTTCTATCCGGTGATGGGCCTATTCGGCGGGCTCGGCGCCGTAATCATCATCTATCTCGGTGGGCGCCTCGTCATCGCGGGCACGGTGAGCGTCGGCGCATTTATCGCGTTCGGCGTGTATCTCGCCATGCTGGTGTGGCCGATGATCGCGCTCGGCTGGGCCATCAATCTGGTGCAGCGCGGGGCCGCCTCGATGGCCCGCATCAACGAAATCTTCGCCGAGCGGCCCGCCATCGTGTCCCCGGCCGCGCCGAAGCATCTGCCGCCGCTCAATCCACGCGGGCCCAACGCTCGCGCGCTTTCAGTGCGCGAGCTCTGGTTCCGCTACCCCGGCGCCGTGGACCGCGGCTGGGCGCTTCGGGGCATCTCGCTCCATGTGCCTGCCGGTCGATCGCTCGCGGTCGTGGGGCCCACGGGCTCGGGCAAGTCGACGCTCGTGGACCTGGTGGTCCGCACCTACGACCCGGATCGCGGGCAGGTGGAGATCGACGGTGTGAACATCCGGGACCTGCCACTCGAGGAACTGCACCGCGCCATCGGGTTCGTGCCGCAGGAGACCTTTCTCTTCAGCGCCCGGCTCCGCGACAACGTGCTCCTCGGCGCGCCCGACGACGGCCGGCTCGAGCGCGCGGCGGAGGTATCGCAGTTGAGCGCGGCGCTCACCGATCTTCCTCACGGCTTCGATACCATGTTGGGCGAGCGCGGGGTGAATCTCTCGGGCGGGCAGAAGCAGCGCGCGGCCATTGCGCGCGCCCTCGCGCAGGACCCGACGATCTTCGTGCTCGACGATGCCTTGAGCGCGGTGGACGCGCAGACCGAAGCACGCATCCTGGCGGGGCTCCGCGGTGCGCTCGCGGGCCGCACCAGCGTGATCGTGTCCCACCGGCTCACCGCGGTCCGGGATGCGGACTGGATCGTCGTGCTGGACGAGGGACAGGTCGTGGAACAGGGCACCCACGAAGCGCTGGTGGCGCGCGGCGGCCGCTACTGGGAGCTGCTCCGCCGGCAGCAGCTCGAGACCGAGCTGGAAACCGCGTTGGAGGAAGAGGCCGAGGGCGAGGCGGTAGGCTGA
- a CDS encoding Fur family transcriptional regulator: MARLARGEGAALLDRFRRHLRDHHLPVTRQRDLVAETVLTSDEHLSVEAIQKRLAERGEHVGTATIYRTLDVLVKSGLARAHDFGEGFRRFEPTPEQAHHEHLICVRCGAVVEFQNERLERMLPIIADEHAFLHQHHRVEIHGICQDCRRRDLGPLAE, from the coding sequence ATGGCCCGGCTCGCTAGAGGCGAGGGCGCCGCGCTCCTCGACCGGTTCCGCCGCCACCTGCGCGACCACCACCTCCCGGTCACCCGCCAGCGTGATCTCGTCGCGGAGACGGTGCTCACGTCCGACGAGCATCTCTCGGTCGAGGCCATCCAGAAGCGGCTCGCCGAGCGGGGCGAGCACGTCGGCACCGCGACGATCTACCGCACGCTCGACGTGCTGGTGAAAAGCGGCCTCGCCCGCGCGCACGATTTCGGCGAAGGCTTCCGGCGCTTCGAGCCCACGCCGGAGCAGGCGCACCACGAGCACCTGATCTGCGTCCGCTGCGGGGCCGTGGTCGAGTTTCAGAACGAGCGGCTGGAGCGCATGCTTCCCATCATCGCCGACGAGCACGCCTTCCTGCACCAGCACCACCGGGTCGAGATCCACGGCATTTGCCAGGACTGCCGCCGCCGCGACCTCGGCCCGCTCGCCGAGTAG